Genomic segment of Juglans microcarpa x Juglans regia isolate MS1-56 chromosome 7S, Jm3101_v1.0, whole genome shotgun sequence:
atgaaaacatCTCTCTATCCAACCATGCCTTAAGAACCCGCAATCCCAactctctaaataaaaataatattatatatagtcgtgGAAACTGTACAAGTACCAAACATTACAAagatcaatacaatttttacaaatatacaaagaaaacacaagaatcaataatacttttacaaattttgaaataaaaataatttaaaaaactatattcagataattttttaatctaataatatttttatttgacattttctattttatttttcagaatctaataaaaacatgttatctCAAGCTATTTTATTATCGTTCGCAGAGGTATAAAATATTGGAAATGTCAAAACCAGACTCGCTCTATTTAATACGACGCATAAAGCTTTCAAGCGATGTGAAGTTCATATGAATATTTTAGTAATGCTATCcgatttgattaaaaaaataataattaaagaaaatatgaataGCGAAagtttgttaattaatttagcgggagaaagaagcaaaaatgaggaagaaagggcagaagaagaagacatgcATGGGACCGCCAAGAAGTTTCAAGTTTAAAGCGTACGCATGGGTCGTGACAACACACTGGTAATCCCAATTCAACTCTGTCTCTCTCACCTCACCACCCAATCTCAACCAAACCCTTAACCATAAACAAAAGCGTCACCATTatcatatgtattttttatacgAAGAATTCTTCATAGATTATAGggcgcctctctctctctctctctctctctctctctctctctctcccttgctTTTTCAAAAAGCAACAATCCAACGCCCTCTCTTTCTATCTCTCTTTGTTTGCATATTCTCTTCCtacagactctctctctctctctcgttctctctctctccgtcatCATGCCTAGTGGATGATCGAGTTGAAGGGCTCTGCCGTGCATCTGATCCATCCAAGAATCTTCAATTCTAAGCTCTCCATTATTTGTATTCCCACTTATTTTTCATCATCTGTGAGTCCAAGTCTCCCTTTTTGTCTCCATTGTTAACTTTTGTTTCCCTCTCTCTGAAATATAGTAAAACCAAAAAAGGGTATTCGAAGAACTAGggtttttcatttcctttgtcTTACAGCTTGTTTTGAGTCCGAAGCTGAAATGGGTAATTGGCAATTGCATTTGATATTCTTGTTCTTTGCTTTTTCTGTTTATCCGGCCTGATTTCTCCAGGCTTTGCATATTATATGGTTTTTTATACTATTGCTCGAATCAGCAGTGATCGGTGTGAGTTGTCTGGTTTGTTgtgtttttgacaaaaaaaaatttcaggaaatgattgaACTTCTCAACTAAGCCGTGTATGTAAAGGTTTCATCTTTTTCgaagataatatattttagaattctaGAATAAAAACATTTTCGAACTGACCTCACCTCCACGtccaatttttattaaaataagttgagcTTCCATTTTTCGCTAGAGCTCAGCTCATTGGCGAGGTTGAGAGGTCTTTTTACAGTTAGTttgttctttactttttttttcttagaagcTTACTTTTGCTTGTCAACAGAGTAGTTGGTCTGTCATAATGACGAGGGTGAGCCGTGATTTTGGTGACACCATGCAAAAAGATGCCGTCCCGGCAGTATCTGCGGATGTGATGTTTAATTCTAGTCGTTTTCCAAATTACAAAATTGGAGCTAACAATCAGATTGTGGAGTCGAAGGATGACCCTAAAGTACTATCCATGAAGGAAGTTGTCGCCCGTGAGACTGCACAACTGTTGGAACAACAGAAACGCCTCTCGGTTCGTGACCTCGCAAGTAAATTTGAGAAGGGGTTGGCTGCTGCTGCTAAGTTGTCTGAAGAGGTTAAGTTTTATTTACAATTGTTATGCACTTTTATGTTAGGAAATAATGTTCCGTTTGTGCTTATTCGTGACTTGTCAATTTTCCTAGgacttcgttttttttttcttagtttctcaatacgtttttcttttcttttttacttcttttggCTGATCTTTAGGTCACTGAAAAAACTAAGGTCGTGGAAAGTTTGGTTCTGTTATTAAGGTTTTGGAAAATTTAATCAACTCTATTAAGATGTGCCAATTAGAGTTACTACGCTCAgttgaaaaaagaataaattttgagtaattcaatttttgaaaaatagaagaTGCACAGATTAATCTATTGTATTTCCTATATCGTAGAGGGTTTAGAAAGCTTGGAATACTGTTGGTTTGTTTCATGTGACAATGCTTCTTTCTTATGTTGCTTTTGTATCCAATTGGGAAGAATTATAAGCAATTTTTTCTGAGAAgaatggatgatacagagagaACTTATAAGCTAGTCATTTGTGGACTTCAGAATAGACTGAGGGAAGCAGCTTCATTGGAGAAACACGTTCTTCTGAAGAAGCTTAGAGATGCACTGGAATCCCTAAAGGGGCGTGTGGCTGGTAGAAACAAGGATGATGTAGAGGAAGCTATCTCTATGGTTAGTTCCTATAATATGCTCCTTTTATTTgagttctttttttccctttcagcATTCCTATGCCTTAAATCTAACACTTTTAGTCGGTTactgaacttgaaatataactaaaaTTCAAATGCAGTATTAAGACATATGCGAGAAGACAGCTCATCATTTTGTTTTGAGCTCCttattaaagtaattttataaatgtaacagtacaatcatgaaataaaccataatgtttttttttttcatttttcattattcattattatatgATGTGTATGgccctttttttctcttttgaggAGAATATATACCTTTTCCACTGTTTAATCTTTTGTGTTCTAATATGTTAGAAACTGCAGCTGCAGAATGTTTTACCTTTTTCTTCTTGCTTGAGAAATTCAATTGTTGTTTATTCGCTTGGCTTTGGAAATCTAGTTGGTAATTGTTCTCGGCAGTCCCATAAGCATCTTTCTGTCTTAGTGTCAGCTATATGTACTTGTGGTAGAGTAtatattgtttataatatttccATATAATAGAAAGCTGGGGTTTTCCTTGAATTGCTGCTTTTGTTTCTCCCCTATAATGGATCTTTTGGTTGGTTAGGATTTTTGTTCGTATTAACTCCTTTTTGGTTAAGTATTAATTCTATACCCAATTCTATTTCCAAGTGAAGCAAGTAATGGCTGCCAAACTGTTGTCACTTTGTGTAGGTGGAAGCTTTAGCAGTTCAGCTGACTCAAAGAGAAGGGGAGTTGCTACAAGAAAAGGCAGAAGTGAAGAAACTAGCAAATTTTCTTAAGCAGGTGACATGAACTTCTTTGAAGTTGGGTGAGACAACTTTTAACAGCATCGTgatttttgttagaaaattcttttgaaaaccGATACAACTCCAATGCATCGTAatgactaaaaaaattaaaaattcattgCATTAATGCTTGTGTGtagctattaaaaaattatttttttataggttgaGAATatgctatttttataaaaatatactgaACTGATTTAGATGATGTTTTGATGGCTATTATCAAATATCATATCCCTTCGAAGTTGTATCATTGGGACTGGGCCATCCACTTGATAGGTAGTGATTTCTCCAATCATCTTAGATTTAGTAAGGCTTTTGATGTTTTAAGTTTGGACGAAGGAAAGATGGGAAGCTGTTTCTTTACCCAGTTAAATAAGTTCGATTCTAGAAGTCCAATATATCGTGAAGAATTTGTTGTCACCATAGCTAATAGGAAGCAATACCTTACAGTACCTGATACGACAGTTCTGTCAAGAATGTGTTCTTGTAGCAGATCCTAATATGTAATAACTTGCAACTGCTATGCTCTCGCTCTATATCTCTCTCTAGATCATCTTGTTCCTTAAATGTCTCACCTTTTTATTACTTAATCCAGCCCTTTATCTactccagatttttttttataggcgcTCAAGATATTTGCCCATAGTAAAAAGTAATGCATAACATTCCTGTTTACTTTGTTCCACAACGTTTACCAATACATTAGTTTGTGAGACATGAATCTTTTGCAATCTTTAATGTAAAGTTAACAGCAAGATTGCATTATAGATATGAAAAATAGGGGAGAAAGCTTAGTTCTCTACcctatttatgttattttcctTCTTCATGTTCCACACATTTCTTGCCTCAAAATCAAGTACTTAGTACAGGAGGGGGTGGAAAGCTATGCCTTACCTCATGGCACCTCTGGAAAcccttttttatttgaaaacttttcccCAGCTTGCTCTGGTCTTGTGTTCCTTAAGATACCACACAAAACCTGCTctagaaactctctctctctctcactgtttTTGATTGCGTTTGTTTTTTGCTTTAGGCTTCAGAAGATGCTAAAAAAACTGGTTGATGAGGAAAGAGCTTTTGCTCGTGCTGAAATTGAAACTGCCAGAGCAACAGTACAGAGAGTAGAAGAGGCTCTTCAGGAACAAGAACGTTTGTCTCGGGCTTCTGGAAAGCAGGTATGCgttcttcatatattttcaagaGTGCTTGACCGCTGCAGCCCTAATGTAATATTTGAGTTGGCCTTTGTTAATTTGAAAAGACTGGAATCTGTCCTGTTCTGCATAGCTAATATTCATGCTTGTCTGTTATTAATCTTTTTGCATCTATACATGCATATGTTCATGCTCGTCCTTTATTGCTTAATGTAAGTATTCTTACTGGATCAGTGACTTTAATGGTTTGAGGGTGGATATTCCTAGGTAGATGCATCGTGGTTTATGTTCTCTTTAGTGGTGCCTCATGTTTGAAACTTGGCAGCGTAGTGATTGGAGCTTCACTGATATGGCGTACCtactttattatcaattttttttttaaataatgatattcatacaattattttacaccCATTAAAGAACCAACCAATATGATAGTGCCACTTCATCAAAagtatgaagtttttttttttattatttgaatctcaaattttacataactgccttttatttaaaacagaGTTGTTAAAAGAGTTGTATATGAGGTCGTGCCTGTATGACTACTCTTTTCTCTCTTGAACacatacttttttatttggGACTTTTAGGACTTGGAAGAATTGATGAAGGAAGTTCAAGTGGCTAGACGAATTATAATGCTGCATCAGCCAAGCAAGGTGTACACTGGATCTCTGGTCTTAATTATACACTTATCTCGTAATAAAAAATTCCCTAAGATTTATTCCCTTTGTGCGTGTGTGAACATGTTTGCTGTCAACGTTTTGTGaagttttcatgttttttttgcTGTAACATGATCATATGTGGAGTTCTACAttgtttcctttgtttttttttttcttttttgaaaatgatcAGAGCATACCCTAGGTAATCTTCTTTGGGATACATCTGGAAAATATAACTCCCATTCTGTAGTTGGCAAAAATCTATCAATCCTCGACCAAGATGGGAGTTCACGGTTGTTGGACCAAGTATACGTACCTCCTGTTAATGGAATGTCCATAACCGCctattttgaaatgaaatcagAAGACTCCCTCATAGCTGGCGTGATATAGGACGTACCCGACCTTTCGCTTGGATTTCTGAGGCTGGAATGACTCTCTAGGGTGGATCTAGGGTGGATGGAACTTCAAGTACTATAGCTGTGAGATTATTGATTTGGATTTTAGCTATGGGGATTTCTTGTTtcccttgtaaaaaaaaattcaaaactcagaAAGAGTTTTTGCCTATTGATATGGCAAGTTGCTTCAATGCTCAAAACATTACAAACTGAATTgctattttattcttgttattgATAGAGAAAACTTATGAAGTGTGTTTGAGCTTGCATCAATAAAACTCTTGTTTactgctcaaaaaaaaaaaaaaaaaaaaagtgtgttcGAGCTTGTTCAAGCTTGCTTCACACTAAAAAATTGGAACCTCGACCTTTCTTCCATGGTTGCATCACCAACATGACACAGAGAAATTAAGGAAGTTGGTGAGTTTGCATGGGATGAGAGTgcttaagatttttttaagtaaaataaagtttattgaatcaagtaaattgtcgtagcccaagtacacaagaagtatacaaaagataacacctagttacaagttaggAACTTCTGACTTGTTCATAGATGCCACACTTCAATTTTAGAAGTAGATCACTTAGAAATGGTAAAGCTGGCTGCTAGATGAGATTGTCCAGACATTGAGTGTTTCcacgttttctttttctttttctttttctatttagttattttatttctagTGTATCCAGGTATTCTTTGAGCTTTGTACTTGAAAGATGGCTCATCCTCCTTTTTATTAGGAAAACTCGGTATCCTCCAGCCTTGTGCTGAAGTAGAATATCATCGCTATTGTTTTTACATTCCGTACATACATGATCTCTTttgatctaaaaatatttactgtATGTTCTTTTCTTAATGATGAGTAAATAAAGCATTAATTTCTAGGTTATGGATATGGAACATGAGCTTCGAGCATTAAGAGCACAGCTTGCAGAGAAGTCTAAGCATTCTCTTCTGCTTCAGAAAGAggtttgtttattattttgcactatttttacttgtcaaaaaatattttgctctatttttgtaggttttgtaaaatttgatgaGGTTTGAAGTGTTCTTGGCTTAATACATGTTAACATATGCTTAGTTTACAGGTGCCTTCCCTGCCTTAGCTTAATGTGAATAAATTGGTATGGTACATCATAGGTTCTGTAGGGGTCCAAGGGAGCCAAGTGCATGAATCTTTGGAGGTCACGATATGATTCTAAAGTTAGTTTATCGAAGTTAGTTCATATGGATGTCCTTGGGTGTGGGTTCTTAACTTAAAAGCTTGAACAATTAATGTATACATGTTTTTTAGGCAAAGAGTTGCAATAATTGTTAAcaggacgtttgaagacaaggaaagaTCGATGGAggagctaaaagttttcttttttaggactctttgtacttgggccattgctgtggactttaatggcttggatcttcatgatttcttagtttctaacGTGCCTTCGTAAATAGGGCATACTTTTTTGTAACTGGCAGTTGTTGACCATTCTtgttaataatacttattttacttatcaaaaaaaaaaaaaggagctgGAATTTGTCCTATTGGAAGATTGTGGTGACATGATTGTTTTTCTCATGCTCTTGATGTCATTTTAGTGTTCTTGCTGTCCATCAtcaattattttgtttgttccTTATCTTGCCTTAGTTATATCTGGAAATGAGGAACATATGGCTTGAATTAGCTGATCTGACAAAACACATCATATTCTCCTTGCCCCTTCATCCTCCTccccttctctctttctcatgaACCATATACATGAAATAGGAATGACCAGAATTCTTGTGTTAAAGgctttattgagaaaaaagtgaCTTGTGTACTCATTAGAGGTGGGCCAAACCTAGTATTAAATACCCCTTCAGAATTCTTGCTGTCTTAGTCCCTTCTATCTTATTTACTGAACTCACTGAATTATTCAGCTAAATTTTCATAACTAAACAGAAATATTTAGCTGGGGTATGCTGGTACATGTTTTTACCATGGATTTGTTTATCTTTGCGGTGTGTGTAGTTGGCTTTGCTGCTGTAGCATAAATGAAATTTCCTCGCATGGAATTTCAAGTTCCTCCATTTATTGGGTATGCTTTTAAGGTTTCCCCCATATCTTCTTCAGCTGGCAAGGAGCAAGAGGGTTGTGGAGAATGGTTCCCAGATATTTGAATTAGATGGGCATGAAGCTTTAGGTTCATACTTGAGGATTCAACCTTGCTCTGATAATGCTCCAGAACTTTTTAAATGCTCGATTCAGTGGTATCGTGTATCAGCAGAATTTGGAAAGAAGGAGCTTATATCTGGTATATGTGCAGTATTTGTTGGTGTTTTGCATTTTGTGGACTTTGGTGCTGTGATTTGAGAATAAATTACCACAATGATTGCTCTGTTGTGTTATTCCTAAATACCTTCCAAGTTTATGCCAGAGATTTATGCTTTTTCCTTCgcagcattttctttttttgcagcAAAAGTTTATGGCTGTCTTTGAATTGTCATTAAGAGTATATGATTGGAATGATTGTGGGAAATAGAGAATGTACAACATATATTCATAAGTTGTGCATTCTCATCTGTGCTCTAGTGGTCGAGGACTGAAATATTATCATGGAAGGCCCTTTGGCTCATACTCCCTTAAAAAAATGTTCACACAATTCTAAAGACTACATGAAAGAACTTACTAAGATAATCTGAAAGTTATTCTGCAAATACTAGCATATTACCTTGGTGTTAGCTATTCCCTTGTACGGGCAAAATTAAAGGAATCTTGGTTGACGTGGTTTTGTTTGTGTGCCTGGTATGCATTGTGTTGAAGACTTGAATATTAACAATTCTCCTAGATAAGAGTGAGACCATATAGATGGGTGACGGTAGTGAAAAGTCACATGCTGGCATCTAATACAACAGCAAGCATGGCTGTAGTTGAGAAGTGAGATGACTGGTTGACAGACCCCTATTGAAGGCTTTGTAATGTATTTCAATGTAGCTGACACATGCAGTTGACATGtaaataaagtacaaaatatcAAACAGTCATGACATCCCATTGACAGTGTTTTGAATGCATTAATTTTGTAACTTCAATTCccccttcttttttatttaaaaaaaaaaaatgtctctcAAAGTGAAAGATTAagaaggatttgattaatttagTAGTTCAATCTCTCAAATTGCCTATCTTATTAGCACAGAATATATATGGCAGAACAAAGTTTGATGAAGCCGAATTTTGGTTGTGCATAAAAGTCTTGGTTAGCCATGCTCAGTCTTCTCTCGGTCCTTGTCTATTCTCTCCATGTGCTTCATCTAGACTTGACATAAGTTACAGTCCTGTAAATTTGTTAGTGCTTAGCTTAATGAGATTTGTTGTTCACCAATCCTGGAGAAGGAATTCATAGAGTTAGTAGGCCTAGTAAGGAGTTTTCCTTAACAGGCTAATTTCCTTGAGAGGACTCTATATAAAGAGGATATTAATACCATCCAGCATAGGCAGGGAGAGTTCATTCATCAACAGAGAGGGACACTAAACAATGAAGCTCGGGTACAGTTCCATTGAATTCAAAATATCACTTTCccacacttataaaaaaatatcactttcCCACTTTTAACTTTATCATGCCCGCGTACATTTACCCTCAAATTTGATCCATTCAAGTTCTAGTTTTTGAATGTCATAAAGGTGGAGCTCTCTCAATTGCTTGTGCTGTCCCATTGCTTCTCAACATAGTAGCTTAAGCTTGGTAGTGAAGAAAGAGGCAAGCCCCTTATTGAAATATTGGATGAGGTGGAACGGGGCTTAAATTAACTGGAGGCAGCCTAGAATGTTATGTCAAAATGATATAATCAGTATTTCTTCCATGTATCCTTGAGGTGCTTTTAAACTGTGGTGGAAAACTCCACAGCTGGACTGCATCTGGCATTTCTTTTCTGCCCAGGCAGGGCTAGTGTGACGTGTAAAATAATGCTAGTGCAAAGTCTATGCTGCAGAGTTCATTTgttgtaaatattttccttttcaaattgtttagTAGATAAGTAACCAATGAgcatggaaaatgaaaaatggtaTGACTGTTTGTTAAATTGATGCATGTATCTTAATGCATTTTTATAGGCATTTTTGCTGCCACTGAATGGCCACCCTGATGTACTTCTAGTTTTTATATCcacttgttaattttttatgaattgttTGCTGCCAACTGGTCATTTCTGATTCAACTTTCCCTATCTCAGGAGCTACCAAATCCGTTTATGCTCCTGAGCCTTTTGATGTTGGAAGGATCTTGCAAGCTGACATTGTTTCAGAAGGACAGCAAATCACATTGACAACTGCTGGTCCTATTGATCCAGGTCTGGTTTGATCCTTACTCTTAAGTGTTGTTTCTCtgatgctttttatttttactggTAAGTTATACA
This window contains:
- the LOC121241181 gene encoding LOW QUALITY PROTEIN: stomatal closure-related actin-binding protein 1-like (The sequence of the model RefSeq protein was modified relative to this genomic sequence to represent the inferred CDS: inserted 1 base in 1 codon; deleted 1 base in 1 codon); this translates as MIELKGSAVHLIHPRIFNSKLSIICIPTYFSSSSSWSVIMTRVSRDFGDTMQKDAVPAVSADVMFNSSRFPNYKIGANNQIVESKDDPKVLSMKEVVARETAQLLEQQKRLSVRDLASKFEKGLAAAAKLSEENRLREAASLEKHVLLKKLRDALESLKGRVAGRNKDDVEEAISMVEALAVQLTQREGELLQEKAEVKKLANFLKQASEDAKKLVDEERAFARAEIETARATVQRVEEALQEQERLSRASGKQDLEELMKEVQVARRIIMLHQPSKVMDMEHELRALRAQLAEKSKHSLLLQKELARSKRVVENGSQIFELDGHEALGSYLRIQPCSDNAPELFKCSIQWYRVSAEFGKKELISGATKSVYAPEPFDVGRILQADIVSEGQQITLTTAGPIDPAAGLGSYVEALVRKHDVEFNVVVTQMNGANYPSESIHVLHVGKMRIKLCKGKTTIAKEYYSSAMQLCGVRGAGNAAAXALFWQAKKGLSFVIAFESERQRNAAILLARRFAFDCNIILAGPDDRAPLGT